Proteins from a single region of Acanthochromis polyacanthus isolate Apoly-LR-REF ecotype Palm Island chromosome 11, KAUST_Apoly_ChrSc, whole genome shotgun sequence:
- the LOC127536128 gene encoding hepatic lectin-like — translation MIRPQRDTEDEAAESRPVRSNTASKLTSERVILLLLSALLAAALIVIYRLSFENIRINQKLESLQMKFKAVNQSLSDEPCPKCEAGWEHHGGKCYNFTTNKSSWEESRCFCQSQGGDLVKIDSRDEQSFLERRLRDVMEEDQDKFWIGLTDSKEEGRWLWVDGSLLDERLTFWNHREPDNWNGDDANGEDCVRMGEKAGAHDLKCWFDQSCKNPQRSICEKPEKNGQRSYVCV, via the exons ATGAtccgaccacagagagacactgaAG ATGAAGCTGCTGAGTCTCGTCCTGTCAGATCCAACACAGCATCAAAGTTGACATCAGAAAGAGTGATTCTGCTGCTTCTCTCGGCCCTGCTTGCTGCTGCTCTCATTGTCATTTACCGTCTCT catttgaaaacatcagAATCAACCAGAAGTTGGAAAGTCTCCAAATGAAGTTCAAAGCTGTAAATCAGAGTCTCTCAG ATGAGccatgtccaaaatgtgaagcAGGCTGGGAGCATCATGGAGGAAAGTGTTATAACTTCACCACCAATAAATCATCCTGGGAAGAGAGCAGATGTTTCTGCCAAAGTCAAGGAGGAGATCTGGTGAAGATAGACAGCAGGGATGAGCAG AGTTTCCTGGAGAGACGACTGAGAGACGTAATGGAAGAAGATCAGGACAAGTTCTGGATCGGCCTGACCGACTCAAAAGAAGAAGGCAGATGGTTGTGGGTGGACGGCTCACTGCTGGATGAAAG GTTGACGTTTTGGAACCACCGGGAGCCAGACAACTGGAACGGCGATGATGCCAATGGAGAGGATTGTGTGAGGATGGGGGAGAAAGCTGGAGCTCATGACCTGAAGTGTTGGTTTGACCAATCCTGCAAAAATCCTCAGAGAAGTATTTGTgagaaacctgaaaaaaatgGCCAGCGTTCATATGTTTGTGTCTAA